aatccctggattggaaacatcccctggaggatgaaatggcaatttactccagtatttttgcctggagaatcctgtggacagagaagcctggcagactacaatccatggggtcacgaagagtcagacacgactgagtgcaggAGAGAGTTGCATAGCTCAAGTACTAAGTTTTTATACTGGAGCTGGAATTGTAGGTATTTAGGATGTTTATTTTGAGTCTCTCCTACTATTTAAATGCTCTGATGGACAGTTTCTCTTGTTCTCTACTCTATTCCCATCCTCTTTCAGAATGTTTGGTGCAGACAATTGTTCAATAAATCATTTcttgaacagaaattttaaaatgtttcaaatattttacatttgttaattaaaaagaagagaatgagggAAATTGTTGTTTATATAATGAACTTATCTCATTTGACCAACAGAAATCTTCAAAATTTCCATGGGGATAAATGAAAAGGGACTTTAGGACTGGGATCCAGTTTTGGAGGGATGAGGGGATAATATACATGGAAATGCCATCTTGTGGTTCATAGTGAAATTGTTAGGACAAAGGTATCACACAggcaaaaattcattcattcactcagtgaggttttgtgtgtgtgtgtgtgtgtgtgagctagTTTTGGGTAGAATAGTCAGCAATTATTTTATGCTTTCATGAATTTATATTCAAGTCAGaggaataaataacaaataagtattttaaataattacactTTGGGCTAagatacatagaaaacaaaatgtgttgaaagaaaataataaggggAAGAATCTAGTTAAGATACACAGGTTAAAAAATAACTCACTGATAAGGTAGTATTAATTGAAATACAGAGTGATGAGAAGTAGAAAGTTCTAGAAGCAAACCATGTGGAGAACTGGTATGATTAAAAACAAAGCCTTAAGAGCAGTAAAAAGTGGATATGTGTGGAAGTAAAAGACTAGAATGGTAGAAGGtgaagcaagagagaaagatgtagaaaaaaaattatactccTGAGCAAGAATAGGAAATAAATCATTCATTAATGCAACAGTATGAATGAATCTGAAAAGCTTTATACTGAGTGGGACACCAAACTAAAGTTttagtgagaggaaaaaaaaaataactaaactcAAGTTTTGGTGAGAGAAAGAACTCAGATCAGGATTTACCTGCTTGGGAAGAGGGAAGTGTTTAACTAAAAGACACAGCAAAAATCTTTATGAAGTGATGGAGATTTTCTATATCCTAATTGGGCAGGTCGCCACACAGACATTTATATGTGTCAGAACTCATTAAACTATGTATTAAGATAGTCCCATTTTACTATCTCAAGTTATATAgccataaaatgatttttaaaagagaaaggaagagactcACAACTATTAACTGATTTCCTGATAGAGGGATCAAAATTCTAGGCAACTCTAAAATTTGGGAATTTTTACAATGGTCCTTCAGAACACCCAGGctacccctggtggctcagacggtaaagcgtctgcctgcaatgcaggcgaccgcagttagattcctgggtctggaagatcccctggagaaggaaatggcaatccactccagcactcttgcctggaaaatcccatggacgaaggcgcctgataggctacagtccatggtgtcgcaaagagtcggacacgaatgagcaacttcacttttactttcagaacACCCATTTATTTCTGGAGGCACTTTTAGGCTCCAATAGCTGTTTTCTTCTCAGAAAAGCAAACATACTCCTGATTTCTCTTTAAACGCCTTCATcggatgttgattttttttttttttaacattggcTTTAAAAACATGAGAGCCTGAATTTTAGAATCTTATTCACCACTGATTGTGACAAGAGAGAGGTGAGTaagaatacaaatataaatgtgATACATGCTGATATTACCATGACTGTGGTGATGGTATCATGGATGTATGCATATGCCCAAATTCATCAAAATGTAAGCATTAAATATGTgattaattaaatgaaattaatcaaataaaattaaattttattaaaatgaaaattggaaaagggaagtgttcattccaatccctaagaaaggcaatgccaaagaatgttcaaactacctcacaattgcactcatcttacacactagcaaagtaatgcccaaaattctccaagccaggcttcaacagtatgtgaactgtgaacttccagatgttcaagctggatttagaaaaggcagaggaatcagagatcaaattgccaacatctgttggatcattgaaaaagcaagagagttccagaaaaacatctacttctgcttcatcagctatgccaaagcatttgactgtgactgtgtagatcacaacaaactgtggaaaattcttagagagatgggaatatcagaccacctgacctgccttctaagaaatctgtatgcaggtcaagaagcaacagttagaactggacatggaacaacagactggttccaaatcgggcaaggagtacatcaaggctgtatactgtcaccctgcttatttaatttatatgcagagtgaaagaaagtgaaagtcaagttgcttgtcatgtccagctctttgcgaccccatgggctgtagcctaccaggctcctccctccatgggattctccaggcaatagtactggactgggttgccatttcattctccaggggaccttctcaacccagggatcgaacccgggtctcctgaattccaggcagacactaACTTCTGAGtctatgtgcagagtacatcatgcaaaatgctaggctagatgaagcacaagctggaatcaagattgctgggagaactatcaataacttcagatatgcagatgctaccacccttatggcagaaagcaaagaagaattaaagagcctcttgatgaaagtgaaagaggagagtgaaaaagttggcttaaaactcaacattcagaaaactaagatcatagcatccagtcccatcacttcatgggaaatagatggggaaacaatggaaacagtgagagactttattttggggggctccaaaatcattgcagatgttgactgcagccatgagattaaaagattcttactccttggaagaaaagctatgaccaacctcgacagcatattcaaaagcagagacattactttaccaacaaatgtccatctagtcaaagctatggtttttccagtagcaggtatgtatgtgagagttggactataaagaaagctgagtgctgaagaattgatgcttttgaactgtggtgttggagaagactcttgagagtcccttggacagcaaggagatccaaccagtccatcctaaaggaaatcagtcctgaatcttcattaaaaggactgatgatgaggctgaagctccaattctttggccacctcatctgaaaaactgactcattggaaaagcccctgatgctaggaaagattgaaggcaggaggagaaggggagacagaggatgagagggttggatgacatcactgactagatggacatgagtttgagtaagctccgggaattggtgatggacaggaaagcctggtgtgctgcagtccatggggtcacaaagagttggacactgagtgactgaactgaactgaaatatgtgCAACTATTTGTATGTTACATATACTTCAatacagatttccctggtggttcagatggtaaagagtctgcttacagtacaggagacccgggttcaatctctggatcaggaagatcccctggaaaaggaaatggaaacccactctagtattcttgactggagaattccatggacagaggagcccggtgggctacagcccatggcgtcacaaagatgtggacacgactgagtgagtttcacttcaCTATAactcaataaatttgaaaaaaaaaaattgtgacatCCTGGAAAACTTTATGCATTTATATCATCAATGCCTTAACAGTAGGGACCTTGGGATGGTAAAAACCCTATGCTTTGAGTTGGGAGTCTTTTCTACAACATCCTTGAATAACCCTGTCCCTGATCTCTTTGGTTCTAACTCCATAGATGATGGGGTTGAACATGGGAGGTACCAGGAGATAGACAATAGCAAATATGACATGTACTACTCGGGGCACATGATGTCCAAAGCGGTGGGTGAGAAAAGTAAAGAGGGCTGGGATATAAAGAGCCAAGATGACACAGATATGGGAGGCACATGTGCCAAAAGCCTTGAGCCGGGCTTCACCTGAGGGTAACCCCATAACAGTTCTCAAAATTATTACATAGGATACACTGATGACGATAATATCAAAGCCAACTACAGAGAAGGCCACAAAAAGTCCATATGAACGATTTACTCTAGTGTCAGCACACACCAACTTCAGCACAGCCATGTGCTCACAGTAGGACTGGGGGATTATCCGACTGGGGCAGAAAGGCATCCTGGACACCATGAAGCAGAAAGGACTCACCCACAGCAGGCCTCTCATCATCACACCTGCCCCCAGTTTACCCACGGAAGATGGGGTCAGGATACTAGAGTGATGCAGTGGGAAGCAGATAGCCACATAACGGTCCAAGGCCATAGCCATGAGCAATCCAGACTCAACTGAAGAAAAGGCATGGATGAAGAACAACTGGATGAGGCAGGCATGGTATTCAATCTTATGATCGTGAAACCAGAATATGGCCAGCATTTTAGGTTGTGTGGAAGTGGAGAGGACAAGGTCAGTGATAGCCAGCATGGCCAGAAAGAGGTACATGGGCTCATGCAAGGTGGGATCAGTTCGGATTACATGAAGGAGAGTGATATTGCCGACTAGAGCCACAACATACATGGCACAGAATAGAAAGGCAACCCAAAATTGAGAATTCTCCAATCCTGGGATCCCAAGCAGGGTGAAGAACTCAGGATGGGAAGAGCTATTCCCTGAAGTCAACATCATAGGATGGTTAATGTTTCTCCATTGGAAAGGTGATCCAGCCTCTGCAGGTGATAACATTaaagtaaattattattattatttataatcctTTGGATGGAAGAACTGTGGTTAATGGTAAGCTACAATGTATTCagctattttaataaataaaattttgcaatATAATACATTGCTAACcttcattttaattcatatttatgtCCTTGAAAATAGGGTCAGAACATTCTAGTTCCAagtacaatattttttaaattttgaatgtaGAATCTGCTGAAGGAAAACTATCTTGGAAAATAATGTCATAGTAATTCTTTCCCTCTATTCGATTTATAACCAACAACCAACTCACTTAACCTTTCTCATAGATCCCTCCATCATACTTGGGAAGCCCTGCCTCAGGGAAGCAGTTGATTCACTACACCACACCAATGAACCCATTCCTGGGGACCCAGGCTCTGTGGATGTGGGGAGTAGTGATCTGCCCTTGTTCTTCCCACTGGAAAAGGGCTCCTGCTTCTTCAAGGGGGACAAGTATGCAGGCGACGACTATGCGGAGGACCCCACCATCTCTCTGCTGTTAGGTTCTAGACTTCCAAAGCTAAGGACCCCAGCATCTCCTTAGGCCCCAGGAGGGAGGTTGGCCTGTACtttccctctgccctctcccaggACAGGGCTGGTCTCTGGGAGATGGAACAAGCACACTAGCCAAGGGCACCAGGCTGGTTAGAGGTTGAGTCAGGCCTTGACCCTCTGTGCCCTGTCTTTCTCTGGAGTTCATACACACTTGGACTGACCAGTGTTGTGGGTATTCAGAGTCAgtgtatttgtattttacatGAGAATCTACTTTTCTTCTACTGCAGAAATATTCAGATATACACACAGGCAGACATCCAGATGAGACAGGCAgagttctattaaaaaaaaaaccaaaaaaacacacaaaaaaacacacatacaaaaaaacagGCTCCATGCTGTAGCCTCCTACATCAGAATTCAAAGAACAGCAGCAATACAACACTTGGGCCACTTTTCAGGGTAGGAAGTCAGTTTGGAAAACTCTTTGGCTTAAAGCCCCTAAGCAGTTTATTTAGTGACACTGAGTTAGTTTTGACTCTAAAACAATTACTATGAGGATTTGACTCAAAGGTATCTGATTGACCAATTATGTACCATTTGTGTAAGGAATTTAGTGTATGGCTCTTCCTAGTTGTAGGATCattaaactttttctgtaaaaggtcagatcatcaatattttaggctttgtgggccatacaaTCTCTGTTGCAACTAATCAGCTTAGCTGAGTAGCATGAAAGCAGCAATAGTTTATATATAACCTGTGAGTGTGGCTGTGCTCCAACAAAATTTATGCACAAAACCATGATGCAAAGTGGAGCTGGCGCAGGTTATAGTTTTCCAATTCCTGTCCTAAGTGTTAAATTTCATGAAGTTATCCCTGAGTCATGTTCTATTCCTAGAACCTGTGCTTTGTGACAAAAAGGACTTTAATCAATGCTGACTGAAGGAACTAACAAATAACGGTCATTATTCAGTAGCAATGGAGTCATTAACCAATCaatcatttcttaaaatgtcCTGACAGAACCCCCCTCTTGAACACCATGAGCATAACACAGTTACGTCCATTTCTCATACTGTTCCCTGTTGGCAAGGGGAGGACTTTGTGAACATCATTCTCTGCTAATATTTGCCAGCATTACATGGGGGTAATCCTACTGTCTCATCCCACATGTGAACACTACCTAACTCAGAATAAGTGACACAAAAACTCGTCTGGTTCTTACACACCACACTCACACTATATACTTTCAGTTGACCTATCCTTTGTTTGAAAGAATTAGCTCTTACCTCCTTCATAACAGAGGTATATAGACAAGAAGAATCTTTTCAAACTCCCTTTAACGAATCAACTCTGGGTATGGACAAATGTTTCATTCCAGAtccagtagttaaaaaaaaaaaaagaaagaaagaaagaaaggatttcTG
This genomic window from Bubalus bubalis isolate 160015118507 breed Murrah chromosome 16, NDDB_SH_1, whole genome shotgun sequence contains:
- the LOC112579335 gene encoding olfactory receptor 52R1-like, encoding MMLTSGNSSSHPEFFTLLGIPGLENSQFWVAFLFCAMYVVALVGNITLLHVIRTDPTLHEPMYLFLAMLAITDLVLSTSTQPKMLAIFWFHDHKIEYHACLIQLFFIHAFSSVESGLLMAMALDRYVAICFPLHHSSILTPSSVGKLGAGVMMRGLLWVSPFCFMVSRMPFCPSRIIPQSYCEHMAVLKLVCADTRVNRSYGLFVAFSVVGFDIIVISVSYVIILRTVMGLPSGEARLKAFGTCASHICVILALYIPALFTFLTHRFGHHVPRVVHVIFAIVYLLVPPMFNPIIYGVRTKEIRDRVIQGCCRKDSQLKA